The genomic segment GCCTGCGGCATGGTCAAGGATGCGGGCGACGACCCGGATGTGACCCACGGCGCGCTGATCTGCGCCCGCGTGAGCCGCAGCGACAGCCCGGGCATCCACCTAGAGGGCGGCGAGGGCGTGGGCCGCGTCACCCGCCCTGGGCTGGGGCTGGCCGTGGGCGGCCCCGCGATCAACCCCGTGCCGCGCCAGCAGATCACCGAGAACGTGCTGGCCGCTGTGCGCGACCACGCCCCCGGCGGCGAGGACATGCTGGAGCGCGAGGGGTTGGATGTGGTGATCAGCGTGCCCGAGGGCGCGCGGATCGCGCTGCGCACGCTCAACGCCCGCCTGGGCATCGTGGGCGGCATCAGCATCCTGGGCACCACCGGCAAGGTCTTCCCCTACAGCACGGCGGCCTGGCGGGCCAGCGTCATCCAGGCGGTGGAGATGGCCGCCGCCAGCGGGGCCGAGCAGGTGGTGATGAGCACCGGCGGGCGATCCGAGAAGTACGCCATGCGCATCTACCCGCATCTGCCCGAGGGCGCGTTCGTGGAGCTAAGCATCTTCACCGGCGACGCGCTGCGCACCTGCGTGGAGCGCGGCGTGCGCAGCGCCGCGTTTGTGGGCATGGTCGGCAAGATGATCAAGACCGCCCAGGGCTACATGCAGACCCACGTGGCCGCCAACCAGGTCGACTTCGCCTTTTTGGCCCAGGTCTGCCGCGAGGTGGGCGCGCCCGAGGCGCTGGCGCAGGCCGTGGCCGAGGCCAACACCGGGCGGCACTTCCTAGAGCTGTGCCAGGAGCACGGCTGCCAGGCCCCGCTGCAGCGCGTGGTCGATCTGGCGCTGGAGCGCTGCATGGAGTATGTGGCCAGCCAGGGCGGCGCGATGGCGCTGGATGTGGTGCTGGTCGACTTCGACGGCCCCGTGCTGGCCCAGGCCCGCGCGGCGCGCCCCGAGGCCCCCGCTCGCACCGCCGAGGCCGCGCCCTTCGTCGAGCGGCTGGCCGCCGACCCCGGCGCGTTCTACCACGACGACGACCCGATAGCGGGGGGCGGCGCATGAGCCAGCCGCGCATTCTGGTGGTGGGCGTGGGCGACGGCGGGGCCGCCACGCTGCCCGAGGCGCTGGTGCGCCGGATCATGGCGGCAAATGTGCTGGCGGGCGGCGCGCGGCAGCTGGCCTTCTTCCCCGCGTTCCAGGGCGAGAAGGTGGCGATCGCGGCATCGGTCGAGCCTGCGCTGGCGCGGCTGCGGCAGGCCTGGGAGCGCGGCGAGCGGGCGGCGGTGGTCGCATCCGGCGACCCGCTGTGGTACGGCGTGGGCGCGAGCCTGCGGCGGGCCTTCCCGCCCGAGGCGCTGGAGGTGCTGCCCGGCCCGGCCTCGTTCCAGCTGGCCTTCGCGGCGCTGGCCGAGCCGTGGCAGGGCGCGGCCCTGCTGAGCGCCCACGCCCGCCCGCTGGCCGACGTGGTGGCCGGGGCGCGGGGCGTGGCCAAGGCCGCCATCCTGACCGACGGCCAGCACACCCCGCAGGCCGTGGCCGCCGCGCTGGTGGCGGGCGGCGTCAGCCCGGCATCCCCATGCGCGGTGTGCGAGAACCTGGGCGGGCCAGATCAGCGGGTGGTGCGCGCCACCCTGGGCCAGCTCGCGGGCGTGGAGTTCGCCGCGCTGAACGTGCTGGTGGTCTGGCCGCAGGGCCTGCCCCAGCCCGCGCCGCCCGGCCTGCCCGACGCGGCCTTCGCCACCGAGGCCGGCCTGATCACCAAGCGCGAGGTGCGGCTGCTGAGCCTGGCCGAGCTGGCGCTTGGCCCCGGCCAAGTGCTGTGGGAC from the Chloroflexia bacterium SDU3-3 genome contains:
- the cbiE gene encoding precorrin-6y C5,15-methyltransferase (decarboxylating) subunit CbiE gives rise to the protein MSQPRILVVGVGDGGAATLPEALVRRIMAANVLAGGARQLAFFPAFQGEKVAIAASVEPALARLRQAWERGERAAVVASGDPLWYGVGASLRRAFPPEALEVLPGPASFQLAFAALAEPWQGAALLSAHARPLADVVAGARGVAKAAILTDGQHTPQAVAAALVAGGVSPASPCAVCENLGGPDQRVVRATLGQLAGVEFAALNVLVVWPQGLPQPAPPGLPDAAFATEAGLITKREVRLLSLAELALGPGQVLWDIGAGSGSVGIEAARSQPAAQVFAIERREQLVEHARENLRRFPAPNLRLSHGAAPEGCAGWPDPDAVFIGGSGGRLAALVEVAQRRLRAGGRLVLNLATLEHLHEARAMLPEAQVYQVQISRGQPIQGHMRLAALNPIFIIAWRKAPAEMAE
- a CDS encoding cobalt-precorrin-5B (C(1))-methyltransferase is translated as MTETPSVPPRDKRGQRTGYTTGSNASAAAKAAAIALLSGQWPEVVEISLPIGETAAMRPVRTDQGPGWAACGMVKDAGDDPDVTHGALICARVSRSDSPGIHLEGGEGVGRVTRPGLGLAVGGPAINPVPRQQITENVLAAVRDHAPGGEDMLEREGLDVVISVPEGARIALRTLNARLGIVGGISILGTTGKVFPYSTAAWRASVIQAVEMAAASGAEQVVMSTGGRSEKYAMRIYPHLPEGAFVELSIFTGDALRTCVERGVRSAAFVGMVGKMIKTAQGYMQTHVAANQVDFAFLAQVCREVGAPEALAQAVAEANTGRHFLELCQEHGCQAPLQRVVDLALERCMEYVASQGGAMALDVVLVDFDGPVLAQARAARPEAPARTAEAAPFVERLAADPGAFYHDDDPIAGGGA